One stretch of Periplaneta americana isolate PAMFEO1 chromosome 1, P.americana_PAMFEO1_priV1, whole genome shotgun sequence DNA includes these proteins:
- the LOC138714669 gene encoding uncharacterized protein: MASGITLACAVLLAVLVVSEASFGGHEHVHIRVHIPHLINEVHHQKKIIHHTIEHDHHDDHHHEDHHEHHHHHEHYDHHGFDDLGGGDFGGGDFGGYEHHHGYH; encoded by the exons TTGGCGTGTGCCGTCCTCCTTGCAGTCTTGGTGGTCAGCGAGGCATCGTTCGGGGGCCACGAACA CGTCCACATCCGAGTACACATTCCTCACCTCATCAACGAAGTGCATCACCAGAAGAAGATCATTCACCACACAATAGAACACGACCACCATGACGATCACCACCACGAAGACCACCACGAACACCACCATCATCACGAGCATTATGATCACCACGGATTTGATGATTTAGGCGGAGGTGATTTCGGAGGTGGAGACTTTGGCGGATACGAGCATCATCATGGCTATCACTGA